In the Salvelinus sp. IW2-2015 unplaced genomic scaffold, ASM291031v2 Un_scaffold12686, whole genome shotgun sequence genome, ggagacaggttaaagaaggatttttaagccttgacccCTGGATTGAGcatgcgtgccattcagagggtgaatgggcaagacaaaataaatTCCAaagaacagggtatggtagtaggtgccaggcgcaccggtttgtctcaacaactgcaacactgctgggtttttcacactgaacagtttcctgtgtgtatcaagaatggWccaacacccaaaggacatccagctaacttgacacaaccgtgtgaagcaatggagtcaacatgggccaacatccctgtggaacgctttcgacaccgtgCATGCCCTGACGAATGacagctgttctgagggcaaaagggggtgcaactcaaaattaggaaggtgtttaatattttgtacactcaatgaTAAAAGCCCTCAGATAACTACTTAAAACACCATGCTACTATCaagcacaggtacacacacacacctggatctGTGCTCTGTTCCCAGCTGTAATGTTAGACACAGTCCAGCAGGCCTCCTTCTTGATGGATTCCTTGGGACTGCTGAGCAGGTGTAATAGGCATGGCAACGCCGAGCAGTTCAGAATCACCTGgaacaatccacacacacacacagtgaagatTACACAccagtccacacacacagctaggacCATGTGAAGGATCAAAACTCCACACACATCAGGGTGACGAGAGACAAAGCCATTGGGAGGTAGCAAGAAAATAAAAACTAGTTCTACCTGAGTCTGAATGTCATCGCCTGTCACTATGTTTCCCACAGCACGCAGCGCAGGAGAGACCACCTTATAGTCACTGTGCCTGGGGAAGACCAAAAACACCACAGTCAGTGTGCACCAACATCTcaatttcttgtgtgtgtgttgagtagtACTTACATGAGTAGCTCCACCAGTCTGCGGCAGACCCCAGAGTCGATGACGGTCTGTATCTTGTCATTGGGTCCGTCAGACAGGTAGGAGAGGGCCCAGCAGGCATCTGCCAACACATCT is a window encoding:
- the LOC112080190 gene encoding importin subunit alpha-6-like — encoded protein: RRLLAKSNRLTTTRNAVWALSNLCRGKNPPPDFTKVSPCLSVLSRLLFSSDPDVLADACWALSYLSDGPNDKIQTVIDSGVCRRLVELLMHSDYKVVSPALRAVGNIVTGDDIQTQVILNCSALPCLLHLLSSPKESIKKEACWTVSNITAGNRAQIQTVIDANIFPVLIEILQKAEFRTRKEAAWAIT